From the Argopecten irradians isolate NY chromosome 13, Ai_NY, whole genome shotgun sequence genome, one window contains:
- the LOC138305905 gene encoding uncharacterized protein, with product MPSTCCSVPGCHNRGGHSFPTESKLRKAWICAIKRGNTRFSLWEPNQHSVVCKMHFKDDDYSQETSYGSSPLHQRLKKGVVPSVFSWTDEPSPQDYARGQRVMNRGIKRKLLVELDAVANTESDDNLHIVPDIGLNVEICDDETGEVLQENETKSDISVPTTFTSSTQTPAHPMFNIYNFIDDDAGIHFYTGLENYFRFLFVLRTLGPAAYSLEYIGHQVCNMSVENQFFMTLMKLRRHTTNFELSRLFGISDNTVSNIVLTWINFMYLQWKELDLWPVRELVHHFTPSDFGLKFPTTRLIVDGTECPIKKPKAPKAQQATFSTYKNRNTVKTLVGATPGGFISYVSPAYAGSTSDRQICERSNLLTKCDPGDSIMADKGFNVQDIFAPMDISINIPSFFKKKNRLSGEIVMKDRKIASKRVHIERIIGLAKTYKILTEPMTSTETKLATEIIFICFMLCNFRPCIVPSHA from the exons ATGCCTTCAACCTGTTGTTCCGTACCTGGGTGTCACAATAGAGGAGGTCATAGTTTCCCCACCGAAAGTAAGCTGCGAAAAGCATGGATTTGTGCTATCAAGCGAGGCAATACCAGGTTTAGTTTGTGGGAGCCAAACCAACATAGCGTCGTCTGTAAAATGCATTTCAAGGACGATGATTACAGTCAAGAAACATCTTATG gATCATCACCATTACATCAACGTCTAAAGAAAGGTGTTGTTCCAAGTGTATTCTCATGGACTGATGAACCATCGCCACAGGACTATGCTAGAGGACAACGTGTAATGAATAGAGGTATCAAAAGGAAACTACTCGTAGAACTTGATGCTGTAGCTAATACTGAGTCTGATGACAATTTACATATTGTACCAGACATTGGACTTAATGTTGAGATTTGTGATGATGAAACCGGTGAAGTATTACAGGAAAATGAAACCAAGTCTGACATAAGTGTTCCAACCACCTTTACTTCATCCACTCAGACACCAGCTCATCCAATGTTTAACATTTATAACTTCATTGATGATGATGCTGGAATACATTTTTATACTGGACTAGAAAATTATTTTCGatttctgtttgttttaagAACACTTGGACCAGCAGCATATTCGTTGGAATATATAGGACATCAAGTTTGTAATATGTCAgttgaaaatcaattttttatgacattgatgaaattaagACGTCACACTACTAATTTTGAACTGTCAAGACTCTTCGGGATATCTGACAACACAGTATCTAATATTGTATTAACTTGGataaattttatgtatttacaatgGAAAGAGTTAGATTTGTGGCCAGTAAGAGAACTTGTACATCACTTTACACCATCTGACTTTGGATTGAAGTTTCCCACCACCAGATTAATTGTTGATGGAACTGAGTGTCCTATTAAGAAGCCAAAAGCACCCAAGGCTCAACAAGCTACCTTTTCAACATATAAAAACAGAAACACTGTGAAGACTCTCGTTGGTGCCACACCTGGTGggtttatttcatatgtttcCCCAGCTTATGCTGGTTCAACTAGTGACCGTCAGATATGTGAGAGAAGCAATCTATTAACAAAATGTGACCCTGGGGATTCTATTATGGCTGACAAAGGCTTTAATGTACAAGATATATTTGCACCGATGgatatatctataaacataccAAGTTTCTTTAAAAAGAAGAATAGACTTTCTGGAGAAATTGTCATGAAGGATAGGAAAATTGCAAGCAAGCGTGTTCATATTGAACGAATAATTGGTTTAGCaaaaacttataaaatattaacTGAGCCTATGACAAGTACAGAGACAAAGTTGGCAactgaaattatatttatttgctTCATGCTTTGTAATTTTCGCCCTTGCATTGTTCCATCTCatgcttaa